A genomic region of Ewingella sp. CoE-038-23 contains the following coding sequences:
- a CDS encoding ABC transporter permease yields MTSRWSTKLLPLIGPVLLFLFWQLAVSAKWLNPVLLPSPVETLSYMFQSFSDASMRTDIGATLYRTLMSFAFAAVIGVPLGVVLGSSEKVYRSLEFLIDFFRSTPSSALIPLFMLIFGITDANKIAIAAFAAVLVILFNSAYGVMNAKKTRLMAAKVMGISRWHIFKDIMLMESLAQTFVGLRTGVSIALVIVIVAEMFIGAETGLGHRIIDAQQVFNIKDMYASILITGAIGYLLNLAFLLVEKRIVHWSSKA; encoded by the coding sequence ATGACTTCACGCTGGTCTACGAAATTATTGCCGCTCATCGGCCCGGTTCTGCTGTTTCTGTTTTGGCAGTTAGCTGTCAGCGCGAAATGGCTGAATCCGGTGCTGCTGCCCTCGCCGGTTGAGACGCTGAGCTATATGTTCCAGTCGTTTTCCGACGCCAGCATGCGCACGGATATCGGCGCGACGCTCTATCGCACGCTGATGTCATTTGCCTTTGCGGCGGTGATTGGCGTGCCGCTGGGGGTGGTATTGGGCAGCAGTGAAAAGGTCTACCGCAGTCTGGAATTCCTCATCGACTTTTTCCGCTCCACGCCCTCTTCGGCGCTTATCCCGCTGTTTATGCTGATCTTTGGCATTACCGACGCCAACAAAATCGCCATCGCGGCCTTCGCGGCGGTGCTGGTTATCCTGTTCAACAGCGCCTATGGGGTGATGAATGCCAAGAAAACCCGGCTGATGGCTGCCAAGGTGATGGGGATTTCGCGCTGGCACATTTTCAAAGACATCATGCTGATGGAGAGTCTGGCGCAAACCTTTGTCGGCCTGCGCACCGGCGTGTCGATTGCGCTGGTAATTGTGATTGTCGCCGAGATGTTTATCGGTGCGGAAACCGGGCTGGGTCATCGCATCATCGACGCCCAGCAAGTGTTCAATATCAAAGACATGTATGCCTCAATCCTGATCACCGGGGCCATCGGCTACCTGCTCAATCTGGCCTTCCTGCTGGTGGAAAAACGTATCGTTCACTGGAGTAGCAAAGCATGA
- the qhpR gene encoding AraC-like transcriptional regulator QhpR, translating to MHTEPLLQPLTGFTPGLNGALSALGQHEAGNRGVLAAAASGLSEFILSKGADVDRVLGLCRINPELLQQPTLSLGLPNYCQVLEEAAVQSGCDNFGLHYGRQFKPQSLGLIGYIGLCSSTVETAIQNVVNAFPFHQHNTLTRLVDKGDHYRFDYQVRHGSILCKRQDAELTLGMILNLLRHGLGKSWAPREVHFEHPRPHQWHEHCKIFDAPVYFDQPYNSLLIAKRDLQRAMPERDQTLLLVMQDAIRRLNADAPSQQSIVDSARSRVRQALLRGEPVLDEVADKMGLSASSLQRRLREQNLSFTQLVDKVRCELATHYLQQQQLPISEMALLLGYSEVSAFSRAFRRWFGVSPRQWRQAGASEESTTAPSRV from the coding sequence ATGCACACTGAACCTTTACTTCAACCACTAACCGGCTTCACGCCGGGTTTGAACGGGGCGCTCAGCGCGCTGGGGCAGCACGAGGCTGGCAATCGCGGCGTGCTGGCCGCGGCGGCGTCGGGGCTTAGCGAGTTTATTCTGTCGAAAGGGGCGGATGTGGATCGCGTGCTCGGGCTGTGCCGCATCAACCCCGAACTGCTGCAACAGCCCACGCTGAGCCTAGGCTTGCCGAACTACTGTCAGGTGCTGGAAGAGGCGGCGGTGCAGTCGGGCTGCGATAACTTCGGTTTGCACTACGGCAGACAGTTCAAACCCCAGTCATTGGGGCTGATTGGCTACATTGGCCTCTGTTCTTCTACGGTAGAGACCGCGATTCAAAACGTGGTGAACGCCTTTCCTTTTCATCAACACAACACCTTGACCCGGCTGGTGGACAAGGGCGATCACTACCGTTTTGACTATCAGGTGCGCCACGGCAGTATTTTGTGTAAACGGCAGGACGCCGAACTGACGCTGGGGATGATCCTCAATCTGTTGCGCCACGGCTTAGGCAAAAGCTGGGCGCCGCGCGAAGTGCATTTTGAGCATCCGCGTCCGCACCAGTGGCACGAGCACTGCAAAATTTTCGACGCGCCGGTCTACTTCGACCAGCCTTACAACTCATTGCTGATCGCCAAACGCGATTTGCAGCGCGCCATGCCGGAGCGCGACCAAACCCTGCTGCTGGTGATGCAAGACGCCATTCGCCGACTGAACGCCGACGCGCCTTCTCAGCAGTCAATCGTCGACAGCGCCCGTTCGCGGGTGCGTCAGGCTCTGCTGCGCGGCGAGCCAGTTTTGGATGAAGTGGCGGACAAAATGGGCCTGTCGGCCAGCTCCTTACAGCGCCGCCTGCGCGAGCAGAACCTAAGCTTTACTCAGCTGGTGGACAAGGTGCGCTGCGAGCTGGCGACCCACTATTTACAGCAACAGCAGCTGCCGATTTCGGAAATGGCGCTGCTGCTCGGCTACTCCGAAGTCAGCGCCTTCTCGCGGGCATTTCGCCGCTGGTTTGGCGTCAGCCCGCGCCAGTGGCGGCAGGCCGGGGCCAGTGAGGAGTCCACTACAGCGCCATCTCGCGTTTAA
- a CDS encoding LysR family transcriptional regulator codes for MSLPLELHRLLPAFISAAQSENFSAAARQSGVTPAAISKNIRVLEEKLGLRLFARNTHSVVLTDEGKALLAEIQPLWQALASTLENATSRDGQPSGSVRVSVIPGFGQLMLMPLLPEFLKRFPQINLDLSLEARVVNLVAEGFDVGIGNRVDPDSRLIARQLSPMRNILAASPGYLRQFGTPSAPSDLAHHQCLLHRNPGNNQIVKWPLAEPFQTSELQGRIIASRPDLLINAALADLGIVCLADWYVNPHVQSGDLVPVLERHWQPGVPLWLYYSSADLPPRVRVWVEFVLEHFRG; via the coding sequence ATGTCTTTGCCGCTGGAACTCCATCGTTTATTGCCCGCTTTTATTAGCGCGGCGCAGAGTGAGAACTTCTCGGCCGCGGCCCGCCAGTCCGGCGTAACGCCTGCCGCCATCAGCAAAAACATCCGCGTGCTGGAAGAGAAGCTTGGGCTGCGACTGTTCGCCCGCAACACCCACAGCGTGGTGCTGACGGACGAAGGCAAAGCCCTGCTGGCGGAGATCCAGCCACTGTGGCAAGCCCTCGCCTCGACCCTTGAGAATGCCACCAGCCGCGATGGCCAGCCGTCGGGCAGCGTGCGGGTTAGCGTGATCCCAGGATTTGGCCAGTTGATGCTAATGCCGCTGCTGCCGGAATTTCTCAAACGCTTTCCACAAATCAATCTTGACCTCTCTTTGGAGGCACGCGTGGTGAATTTGGTGGCAGAGGGCTTTGACGTGGGAATTGGCAATCGCGTCGATCCGGATAGCCGCCTGATAGCCCGCCAGCTCAGTCCGATGCGCAATATTCTGGCTGCCTCGCCGGGCTATTTGCGGCAGTTTGGTACGCCTTCTGCGCCGAGTGATTTGGCTCATCATCAATGCCTACTGCATCGCAATCCGGGGAACAATCAGATAGTGAAGTGGCCGCTGGCCGAGCCTTTCCAGACCAGTGAGCTACAGGGAAGGATTATCGCCTCGCGGCCGGACTTGCTGATTAATGCCGCGCTGGCCGATCTTGGCATTGTCTGCCTGGCAGACTGGTATGTGAACCCGCATGTGCAAAGCGGCGATCTGGTGCCAGTGTTGGAAAGACATTGGCAGCCAGGCGTGCCGCTGTGGCTCTATTACAGCTCTGCGGATTTACCGCCGAGAGTGCGAGTGTGGGTGGAGTTTGTGCTGGAACACTTTCGCGGCTGA
- a CDS encoding ABC transporter ATP-binding protein gives MTQPLSLRDDYKGPQLPQYPSRPDTHVTIRGLSKSFAGQPLYTDFNLDLPRGKIVSIFGPNGCGKSTLMNMVAGLIPLDQGEVLFDGKTLAQTTIGYVFQNYRDALFPWMSSWANIAYPLVRHGMNRAEVEARVAELVAMFDIRFDLKRYPYELSGGQQQTVCIMRALATRPEVMFLDEPFSALDFEMTLFIRDKLQEVQMATGVTMVIVSHDLEDAVFLADEILLLTRRPTRIAEIVPFDLPRPRDAEIMSHAEFIRVKAHTLEVFKREMAL, from the coding sequence ATGACGCAACCTCTCTCACTTCGCGATGACTACAAGGGGCCGCAGCTGCCGCAGTACCCTTCTCGCCCCGACACCCACGTGACTATTCGCGGCTTGTCGAAATCTTTTGCCGGCCAGCCGCTGTATACCGACTTTAATTTGGATCTGCCTCGCGGAAAAATTGTCTCCATTTTCGGCCCTAACGGCTGCGGCAAGTCGACCCTGATGAACATGGTGGCCGGGCTGATCCCGCTGGATCAGGGCGAGGTGCTGTTCGACGGCAAAACGCTGGCGCAAACCACCATCGGCTATGTGTTCCAGAACTACCGCGACGCGCTATTCCCGTGGATGAGCTCGTGGGCCAATATCGCCTATCCGCTGGTGCGCCACGGCATGAACAGGGCCGAGGTGGAGGCGCGAGTGGCGGAGCTGGTGGCCATGTTTGATATCCGTTTTGACCTCAAACGCTACCCTTATGAGCTTTCAGGCGGCCAGCAGCAGACGGTTTGCATCATGCGTGCCTTGGCGACGCGCCCGGAGGTGATGTTCCTCGACGAGCCGTTCTCGGCGTTAGATTTCGAAATGACGCTGTTTATCCGCGACAAGTTGCAGGAAGTACAGATGGCGACCGGCGTGACGATGGTGATTGTGTCTCATGATCTTGAGGACGCGGTATTTCTGGCCGATGAGATCCTGCTGCTGACCCGCAGACCAACTCGCATCGCGGAAATCGTACCTTTCGACCTGCCTCGCCCGCGCGACGCCGAGATCATGAGCCATGCCGAATTTATTCGCGTCAAAGCCCATACGCTGGAAGTGTTTAAACGCGAGATGGCGCTGTAG
- a CDS encoding ABC transporter substrate-binding protein, with translation MKNSKPESSLVNPRRRQLMKWLAITGGAMTLGGMVPASAFAADDDEIRIGYWPIVGGLPFYVALEQGFFKQAGLNVKGVKFASAQQIIEGMLTGRIHGCANGTATGALGLGAITQPDLFKIICSNPSNRTLVLDEFLVPLDSKATSIADLKGKKIACGPGIQNVTMAKIILEKNGFTNPSVIELPVGQHAPALAAGQIDGVYTLEPTGTVGRMKHLSRTLETGVISKYVLGDADAPWFGGAAALNTAFIKSSPDAAKKFIAAYAQAVEFIQANPDKARANIAGYTSIEPALVSEVPLPGFVMYPQLNGDNLKWFQKFYDVFTERKIFSKPVDVASLIYQG, from the coding sequence ATGAAAAACAGCAAACCTGAGTCATCTCTCGTCAATCCCCGCCGCCGCCAACTGATGAAATGGCTGGCGATCACCGGCGGAGCCATGACCCTCGGCGGCATGGTGCCCGCCAGCGCCTTTGCCGCCGATGACGATGAAATCCGTATCGGCTACTGGCCGATTGTTGGCGGCCTGCCTTTTTATGTCGCGCTGGAACAGGGCTTTTTCAAACAGGCCGGGCTGAATGTCAAAGGGGTGAAGTTCGCCAGCGCCCAGCAGATTATCGAAGGCATGCTCACCGGACGCATTCACGGCTGCGCCAACGGCACGGCCACCGGCGCACTGGGGCTTGGCGCAATCACCCAGCCCGACTTGTTCAAAATCATCTGCTCGAACCCGTCGAATCGCACCTTGGTGCTGGACGAATTCTTAGTGCCACTCGACAGCAAGGCCACGTCGATTGCTGATCTGAAAGGCAAGAAAATCGCCTGCGGGCCGGGCATTCAGAACGTCACCATGGCTAAAATCATTCTGGAGAAAAACGGCTTCACCAACCCCTCGGTGATTGAACTGCCGGTCGGCCAGCACGCCCCAGCGCTGGCGGCGGGCCAGATTGATGGCGTCTACACTCTCGAACCTACCGGCACCGTCGGACGCATGAAGCACCTGTCGCGCACGCTGGAAACCGGGGTTATCTCGAAATATGTGCTGGGCGATGCCGATGCCCCGTGGTTTGGCGGCGCGGCGGCGCTGAATACGGCCTTTATTAAAAGCAGCCCGGACGCGGCGAAAAAGTTTATTGCCGCCTATGCCCAAGCCGTGGAGTTCATCCAAGCCAACCCTGACAAGGCCCGCGCCAACATCGCCGGGTATACCAGCATAGAGCCTGCGTTGGTCAGCGAAGTGCCGCTGCCGGGCTTCGTCATGTATCCGCAGCTCAACGGCGACAACCTGAAGTGGTTCCAGAAATTCTATGACGTGTTTACTGAACGCAAGATTTTCAGCAAGCCGGTGGACGTGGCATCGCTGATTTATCAAGGTTAA
- the mak gene encoding fructokinase, with product MRIGIDLGGTKIEVIALSNEGRELFRKRVDTPRNDYEKTLKAIEGLVLDAEKATGQRGSVGLGIPGTLSPFTGKVKNANSVWLNGQQLDEDLAKLLEREVRIANDANCLAVSEATDGSGAGKKAVFAVIIGTGCGSGIALSGEVHAGGNGNAGEWGHNPLPWPDEDEIRFSQEVPCYCGKSGCVETFCSGTGFEEDYFRLSTQRLKGPEIIKLADEGDAVAELALGRYERRLAKALANVVNILDPDVIVLGGGMSNVDRLYQTVPLLLKQWVFGGECETPILKATHGDSSGVRGAAWLWPQERMPL from the coding sequence GTGCGTATTGGCATTGACTTAGGTGGAACAAAAATCGAAGTGATCGCGCTGTCCAACGAGGGGCGCGAGCTGTTTCGCAAGCGCGTAGATACGCCGCGAAATGATTATGAAAAGACCCTAAAAGCCATCGAAGGGCTGGTGCTGGACGCCGAAAAAGCCACCGGCCAGCGCGGCAGCGTCGGGCTGGGTATTCCCGGCACGCTGTCGCCCTTCACGGGCAAAGTGAAAAACGCCAACTCGGTGTGGCTCAACGGCCAGCAGCTTGACGAAGACCTTGCCAAACTGCTCGAGCGCGAAGTGCGTATCGCCAATGACGCCAACTGCCTGGCGGTTTCGGAAGCCACTGACGGCTCGGGCGCGGGCAAAAAAGCGGTCTTCGCGGTGATCATCGGTACCGGCTGTGGCTCGGGCATTGCGCTTAGCGGCGAAGTCCATGCCGGAGGAAACGGTAACGCCGGAGAGTGGGGCCATAACCCGCTGCCTTGGCCGGACGAAGACGAAATTCGTTTCTCGCAGGAAGTGCCCTGCTACTGCGGCAAATCAGGCTGTGTCGAAACCTTCTGCTCCGGCACCGGTTTTGAAGAGGACTACTTCCGCCTCTCAACCCAGCGCCTGAAAGGGCCTGAGATCATCAAATTAGCCGATGAAGGCGACGCCGTGGCCGAGCTGGCACTGGGCCGCTATGAGCGCCGACTGGCGAAAGCTTTGGCAAACGTGGTCAACATCCTCGACCCGGACGTGATTGTCCTCGGCGGCGGCATGAGTAACGTCGACCGTCTCTACCAGACCGTGCCTTTACTGCTCAAACAGTGGGTATTTGGCGGCGAGTGCGAAACGCCAATCCTCAAAGCCACCCACGGCGACTCCAGCGGCGTGCGCGGTGCCGCGTGGCTGTGGCCGCAGGAACGTATGCCACTCTAA
- a CDS encoding aspartate aminotransferase family protein, with protein MLKTNAFDAAASSNIPAENLAMIERRRRLLGPAYQLFYKNPVHLVRGEGVWVYDAEGRRYLDVYNNVPSVGHCHPHVLEALVRQASTLNTHTRYLHENVLNFAEKLVGTMPAELSQVMFTCTGSESNDLALRIAEDFTGGTGVIVTEFSYHGMTKAIAGLSASMGPYVKVNGDARVIPAPIHNPANPAEVGKRFANDIRAALADMHRHGIKPAALMIDTFFTSDGGFFDPAGFLKEAIDVIHDAGALYIADEVQPGYGRSGETMWGFQRHGVLPDIVSLGKPMGNGHPMAGITIQPHILQRFGSESSYFNTFGGNTVSSAVGLAVLEVIEQENLIPSVGRAGKAILDGISALAQRFPAIGSVRGAGLFVSVDFVTADGAPDSVTALAVVNALREEGVLIGASGPHANILKIRPPLVFTAEHAEVLVGALENVLSKMF; from the coding sequence ATGTTGAAAACCAATGCCTTTGACGCCGCAGCCAGCAGCAATATTCCGGCTGAAAATCTGGCGATGATTGAGCGCCGCCGCCGCTTGCTCGGCCCGGCCTATCAGCTGTTCTATAAGAACCCGGTGCATCTGGTGCGCGGTGAAGGGGTATGGGTGTATGACGCCGAAGGCCGCCGCTATCTCGACGTGTACAACAACGTGCCGTCGGTCGGCCACTGCCATCCGCACGTACTGGAAGCCCTGGTGCGTCAGGCTTCGACCCTCAACACCCATACTCGCTATCTGCATGAAAATGTGCTGAATTTCGCCGAGAAGCTGGTCGGCACCATGCCCGCCGAGCTGAGTCAGGTGATGTTCACCTGCACCGGCAGCGAGTCTAACGATTTGGCTCTGCGCATCGCCGAAGACTTTACCGGCGGCACCGGGGTGATTGTGACCGAGTTCAGTTACCACGGGATGACCAAAGCCATTGCCGGGCTGTCGGCGTCGATGGGGCCTTACGTCAAGGTAAATGGCGATGCGCGGGTGATCCCGGCGCCTATCCATAACCCGGCCAATCCGGCGGAGGTGGGTAAACGCTTCGCCAATGATATTCGCGCGGCGCTGGCCGATATGCACCGCCACGGCATCAAACCGGCGGCCCTGATGATTGACACCTTCTTTACCAGCGACGGCGGCTTCTTCGACCCGGCCGGGTTCTTGAAAGAGGCGATTGACGTGATCCACGACGCCGGGGCGCTGTACATCGCCGACGAAGTGCAGCCGGGCTATGGCCGTTCGGGGGAAACCATGTGGGGCTTTCAGCGCCACGGCGTGCTGCCGGATATCGTCTCCCTCGGCAAGCCAATGGGCAATGGTCATCCGATGGCGGGCATCACCATTCAGCCGCATATTTTGCAGCGTTTCGGCAGCGAATCGAGCTATTTCAACACTTTTGGCGGCAACACGGTCTCTTCCGCCGTCGGCCTCGCCGTGCTGGAAGTGATTGAGCAGGAGAACCTGATCCCGAGCGTCGGCCGCGCGGGCAAAGCCATTCTCGACGGCATCAGCGCGCTGGCCCAGCGTTTCCCGGCCATCGGCAGCGTGCGCGGCGCGGGCCTGTTTGTCAGCGTAGATTTCGTCACGGCCGACGGCGCGCCGGACTCGGTGACCGCGCTGGCGGTGGTCAACGCCCTGCGAGAAGAAGGCGTGCTGATTGGCGCATCCGGGCCGCACGCCAACATCCTCAAGATTCGTCCACCTTTGGTGTTTACCGCCGAACATGCAGAGGTTCTGGTCGGCGCGCTGGAGAACGTCCTTAGCAAAATGTTCTGA
- a CDS encoding phosphotransferase enzyme family protein, whose product MNAKQSDTLDAASLTQLAREALLRYHAAFRGELSLLCRSENATFLVRGDSGQRFALRIHRGDYHHRDEIESELAWLDALRHTGIMVPEAIVALDGHRVQTLPVGDGESRNVTFFHWIEGEMPTTEVDPRAFAQLGEVTARLHQHSRSWAKPEGFRRIIWDHDTMVGPQSHWGRWQDAPGLREEDFPLIEQTIGHIHQVLQDYGKSSERFGLIHADLRLTNLLMHEGETRVIDFDDCGMGWYMHDAAAAISFVEHHPRASEWVEHWLRGYQRVCPLSEADLAVIPTMIVQRRIQLLAWRGSHATTEMAQSLGDDWEAESLRLCRDYLARLPQHQARA is encoded by the coding sequence ATGAATGCTAAACAGTCCGATACGCTTGATGCCGCCAGCCTGACCCAGTTAGCCCGCGAGGCGCTGCTGCGCTATCACGCCGCTTTTCGCGGGGAGTTGTCTCTTTTGTGCCGCTCGGAAAACGCCACTTTCTTGGTGCGTGGTGACAGCGGCCAGCGTTTTGCCTTACGCATTCATCGCGGCGATTACCACCATCGCGACGAGATAGAGAGCGAGTTGGCGTGGCTGGACGCTCTACGTCATACCGGCATCATGGTGCCAGAGGCGATTGTGGCGCTCGACGGTCATCGGGTGCAGACCCTGCCAGTGGGCGACGGCGAAAGCCGTAATGTCACCTTTTTCCACTGGATTGAGGGTGAGATGCCGACCACCGAGGTTGACCCTCGCGCCTTTGCCCAGTTGGGAGAGGTGACGGCACGCCTGCACCAACACAGCCGAAGCTGGGCCAAACCCGAAGGGTTCCGGCGCATCATCTGGGATCACGACACCATGGTTGGGCCGCAGAGTCATTGGGGGCGCTGGCAGGACGCGCCGGGGCTGCGCGAAGAGGATTTCCCACTGATTGAACAGACCATCGGGCACATTCATCAGGTGCTGCAAGACTATGGCAAAAGCAGCGAACGCTTCGGGCTGATCCACGCCGATCTGCGCCTCACCAACCTGCTGATGCATGAGGGCGAAACCCGGGTGATCGACTTCGACGACTGCGGCATGGGCTGGTATATGCATGACGCGGCGGCGGCGATCAGCTTTGTCGAGCACCACCCGCGCGCCTCGGAGTGGGTCGAGCACTGGCTACGCGGCTATCAGCGCGTCTGCCCGCTGAGCGAGGCGGATCTGGCGGTGATCCCCACGATGATCGTTCAGCGGCGGATCCAGCTGCTGGCTTGGCGCGGATCGCACGCCACCACCGAAATGGCGCAAAGTCTGGGGGATGATTGGGAAGCCGAAAGCCTGCGTTTATGCCGCGATTATCTCGCACGCCTGCCGCAACATCAGGCGCGGGCGTGA
- the eat gene encoding ethanolamine permease: MTSQLKPTLGTVHLWAIAVGLVISGEYFGWSYGWGVAGTLGFLVTTLLVATMYTCFIFSFTELTTAIPHAGGPFAYSRRAFGETGGLIAGMATLIEFVFAPPAIALAIGAYLNVQFPDLNPKVAALGTYVVFMALNILGVKLAAIFELVVTVLAVLELLVFMGVVAPGFSVSNFVLNGWAGGEHFGLPAFSGIFAAIPFAIWFFLAIEGAAMAAEEAKDPKRTIPKAYISGILTLVVLAIGVMVMAGGAGDWSKLSNINDPLPQAMKMVVGEHSGWMHMLVWIGLFGLVASFHGIILGYSRQFFALARAGYLPSGLAKLSRFQTPHRAILLGGVIGIAAIFSDGLINLQGMSLTAAMITMAVFGAIVMYIMSMLSLFRLRKIAPEMARSFRAPGYPLVPAIALVLAVVCLLAMLWFNLVIAGVFVLFMAVGYLYFAATKVQRSSAPKDLMLEGE, translated from the coding sequence ATGACATCACAACTTAAACCGACGCTGGGCACGGTACACTTGTGGGCGATTGCCGTCGGGCTGGTGATTTCCGGTGAGTATTTTGGCTGGAGCTATGGCTGGGGCGTAGCCGGGACGCTGGGCTTTCTGGTGACTACGCTGCTGGTCGCCACCATGTACACCTGCTTTATTTTCAGCTTTACCGAGCTGACCACCGCCATTCCTCACGCCGGCGGGCCTTTCGCCTACAGCCGCCGCGCCTTTGGCGAAACTGGCGGGCTCATTGCCGGAATGGCGACGCTGATTGAGTTCGTGTTTGCGCCCCCGGCCATTGCCTTGGCTATCGGCGCTTACCTGAACGTGCAGTTTCCCGACCTCAACCCTAAAGTGGCCGCCTTGGGAACCTATGTTGTGTTTATGGCGCTGAATATTCTCGGCGTGAAGCTGGCCGCGATATTCGAGCTGGTGGTTACCGTGCTGGCGGTGCTGGAACTGCTGGTGTTCATGGGCGTAGTCGCGCCGGGCTTCAGCGTGAGTAATTTTGTGCTCAACGGCTGGGCGGGCGGCGAGCATTTCGGCTTACCGGCGTTTTCCGGCATTTTCGCTGCGATCCCCTTCGCTATCTGGTTCTTTTTGGCTATCGAAGGCGCTGCAATGGCCGCCGAGGAAGCCAAAGATCCCAAACGCACCATTCCCAAAGCCTATATCAGCGGAATTTTAACGCTGGTGGTGCTGGCGATTGGCGTGATGGTGATGGCCGGCGGCGCGGGCGACTGGAGCAAGCTTTCCAATATCAATGATCCTCTGCCGCAGGCGATGAAGATGGTGGTTGGCGAGCACTCCGGCTGGATGCACATGCTGGTGTGGATTGGCCTGTTCGGGCTGGTTGCCAGCTTTCACGGCATTATTTTGGGCTATTCGCGGCAGTTTTTCGCGCTGGCTCGCGCCGGGTATTTGCCTTCCGGGCTGGCGAAACTGTCACGTTTTCAGACGCCGCACCGGGCGATTTTGCTCGGCGGCGTGATTGGCATCGCGGCGATTTTCAGCGACGGATTGATTAATCTGCAAGGCATGTCGCTGACGGCGGCGATGATCACCATGGCGGTATTTGGCGCGATTGTGATGTATATCATGAGCATGCTGAGCCTGTTCCGCCTGCGCAAAATTGCCCCAGAGATGGCACGCAGCTTCCGCGCGCCGGGCTATCCGCTGGTTCCGGCCATTGCGCTGGTGCTGGCGGTGGTCTGTCTGCTGGCGATGCTGTGGTTCAATTTAGTAATTGCCGGGGTGTTCGTGCTGTTTATGGCGGTGGGTTATCTCTATTTCGCGGCCACCAAGGTGCAGCGCAGCAGCGCGCCAAAAGATCTGATGTTAGAGGGGGAGTGA
- the ppnP gene encoding pyrimidine/purine nucleoside phosphorylase, with amino-acid sequence MLKNNEYFAGKVKSIGFDSDSAGCAASVGVMEKGEYTFSTDKPEEMTVLLGSLKVLMPGSPDWQVFEPGEKFYVPGHSEFNLQVVESTAYLCKYLNK; translated from the coding sequence ATGTTGAAAAATAATGAGTATTTTGCAGGGAAGGTAAAGTCGATTGGTTTTGACAGCGACAGTGCCGGTTGTGCTGCGAGCGTCGGCGTAATGGAAAAGGGTGAGTACACCTTCAGCACCGATAAACCTGAAGAGATGACCGTCCTGCTCGGCTCGCTGAAAGTGTTAATGCCGGGTTCCCCTGACTGGCAGGTCTTCGAGCCAGGTGAAAAATTCTATGTCCCAGGCCACAGCGAGTTCAACCTACAAGTGGTTGAATCTACTGCTTACCTGTGCAAATACCTGAATAAATAA
- the rdgC gene encoding recombination-associated protein RdgC yields MLWFKNLLVYRLSREVSLSADEMEKQLSQFTFTPCGSQDMAKTGWVSPMGSHGGDALTHSHNGQILLCARQEQKILPSPVIKQELQAKIEQIESEQHRKLKKTEKDSLKDEVLHSLMPRAFSRFSQTFMWIDTVNGLIMVDAASAKKAEDMLALLRKSLGSLPVVPLTMESPIELTLTEWVRSGETPAGFTLQDEAELKAILEEGGVIRCKKQALVSDEIATHIENGKLVTKLAVDWQERIAVVLADDGSIKRLKFSDVIREQNDDIDRDDFAQRFDADFILMTGELAALIQNLVEALGGEAQR; encoded by the coding sequence ATGTTATGGTTTAAAAATTTGTTGGTCTACCGTTTGAGCCGTGAAGTCTCTTTGTCTGCCGACGAGATGGAAAAGCAGTTAAGCCAGTTTACCTTTACGCCTTGCGGCAGTCAGGACATGGCGAAGACCGGCTGGGTGTCACCTATGGGTTCACACGGCGGCGACGCGCTGACCCATTCGCACAATGGCCAGATCCTGCTTTGCGCCCGTCAGGAGCAGAAGATCCTGCCCTCTCCGGTGATTAAGCAAGAGCTTCAGGCCAAGATCGAACAGATCGAAAGCGAGCAGCATCGCAAACTGAAGAAAACCGAGAAAGATTCGCTGAAAGATGAAGTGCTGCACAGCCTGATGCCGCGCGCCTTCAGCCGTTTCAGCCAGACCTTTATGTGGATTGATACCGTCAACGGCCTGATCATGGTTGACGCCGCCAGTGCCAAGAAAGCGGAAGATATGCTGGCCCTGCTGCGTAAGAGCCTCGGCTCACTGCCGGTGGTGCCGCTGACCATGGAAAGCCCGATTGAGCTGACGCTGACCGAGTGGGTTCGCTCAGGGGAAACCCCTGCTGGCTTCACGTTGCAAGACGAAGCCGAGCTGAAAGCCATTCTGGAAGAAGGCGGTGTAATTCGCTGTAAGAAGCAGGCTTTGGTCAGTGATGAGATTGCCACCCATATCGAAAATGGCAAGCTGGTGACCAAGCTGGCTGTTGACTGGCAGGAGCGCATCGCCGTGGTGCTGGCCGACGACGGCAGCATCAAGCGCCTGAAGTTCAGCGATGTTATCCGCGAGCAGAATGACGATATCGACCGCGACGACTTCGCGCAGCGTTTTGATGCCGATTTCATCCTGATGACCGGCGAACTGGCGGCGCTGATTCAGAATCTGGTGGAAGCACTGGGCGGCGAAGCGCAGCGTTAA